A portion of the Gossypium arboreum isolate Shixiya-1 chromosome 8, ASM2569848v2, whole genome shotgun sequence genome contains these proteins:
- the LOC108468699 gene encoding uncharacterized protein LOC108468699 produces MEKWYLLSRLRRAVNKVKVLLNFNMNRWRIASMIGTSRSSKRLSFTDRPGLRACADDNDSEYLGYCCNRLARITSYPSEDDIDKRAEMFIANFHRQLQIERQVSLELKYLRLNNFDNISP; encoded by the coding sequence ATGGAGAAGTGGTATTTGCTTAGCCGCCTAAGGAGGGCGGTGAACAAGGTAAAAGTATTGCTGAATTTCAATATGAATCGATGGCGTATTGCTTCCATGATCGGTACTTCTCGGAGCAGCAAAAGGCTGAGCTTCACGGATAGGCCAGGGTTGAGGGCGTGTGCGGATGACAATGATTCCGAATATTTGGGGTACTGTTGTAATCGACTGGCTCGGATAACAAGTTATCCATCGGAGGATGATATTGACAAGAGAGCTGAGATGTTCATTGCAAATTTTCATCGACAACTTCAGATTGAAAGGCAGGTTTCATTGGAGCTCAAATACCTTCGTCTGAACAACTTTGACAACATTTCTCCCTGA